One Cydia pomonella isolate Wapato2018A chromosome 14, ilCydPomo1, whole genome shotgun sequence DNA segment encodes these proteins:
- the LOC133524861 gene encoding uncharacterized protein LOC133524861 isoform X2 — protein sequence MKSFKYLLICSILTLIIAGCDTEIIRESTSLNSNIIKANSKEGSSDKMNSSAYNYGRTRAVHAQRPNVAPIRPRHPTRSSDSSKSPAPATTSWREPKPSQPQRELIFTSPQRNMREKSGTAKDHSKKRHSRKRHHKNNSKRTQGLRNRRPNVFPMRPHFTTEKPTAVFRRRNPAFARSSQREHTFISVPRHIRTRPATVEDESIEGHPRRITS from the exons ATGAAgtcatttaagtatttgttaatCTGTTCGATTTTAACATTGATAATCGCGGGTTGTGACACTGAAATTATAAGGGAATCAACTTCCTTGAA ctcaaatattataaaagccAATTCAAAAGAAGGTTCTTCCGATAAGATGAATTCAAGTGCATACAACTACGGAAGAACTCGAGCAGTGCATGCACAAAGACCCAATGTGGCCCCAATTCGACCTCGCCATCCAACTAGATCTTCTGACTCTTCAAAATCCCCAGCTCCAGCAACTACATCTTGGAGAGAACCTAAACCATCTCAACCTCAGCGCGAACTAATATTCACTTCGCCACAACGTAACATGAG ggaaaaatctgGTACCGCGAAAGATCACTCCAAGAAACGCCATTCCAGAAAACGTCACCATAAAAATAACTCGAAGAGAACCCAGGGTTTAAGAAACCGACGACCAAATGTCTTTCCAATGCGACCACATTTTACTACCGAAAAACCCACGGCTGTATTCAGACGTCGTAATCCAGCTTTCGCCAGGAGTTCCCAGCGAGAACATACATTCATATCAGTGCCGCGACACATAAG AACAAGGCCTGCTACCGTCGAAGACGAATCGATAGAGGGTCACCCTAGACGAATAACGTCCTAG
- the LOC133524861 gene encoding uncharacterized protein LOC133524861 isoform X1, with protein MKSIKCMFICLIFSLIVAICEAKIIRELFPLSSNIIKANSKEGSSDKMNSSAYNYGRTRAVHAQRPNVAPIRPRHPTRSSDSSKSPAPATTSWREPKPSQPQRELIFTSPQRNMREKSGTAKDHSKKRHSRKRHHKNNSKRTQGLRNRRPNVFPMRPHFTTEKPTAVFRRRNPAFARSSQREHTFISVPRHIRTRPATVEDESIEGHPRRITS; from the exons ATGAAATCCATTAAATGTATGTTCATATGTTTGATATTCTCATTGATAGTAGCGATTTGTGAAGCTAAAATTATAAGGGAATTATTTCCCTTAAG ctcaaatattataaaagccAATTCAAAAGAAGGTTCTTCCGATAAGATGAATTCAAGTGCATACAACTACGGAAGAACTCGAGCAGTGCATGCACAAAGACCCAATGTGGCCCCAATTCGACCTCGCCATCCAACTAGATCTTCTGACTCTTCAAAATCCCCAGCTCCAGCAACTACATCTTGGAGAGAACCTAAACCATCTCAACCTCAGCGCGAACTAATATTCACTTCGCCACAACGTAACATGAG ggaaaaatctgGTACCGCGAAAGATCACTCCAAGAAACGCCATTCCAGAAAACGTCACCATAAAAATAACTCGAAGAGAACCCAGGGTTTAAGAAACCGACGACCAAATGTCTTTCCAATGCGACCACATTTTACTACCGAAAAACCCACGGCTGTATTCAGACGTCGTAATCCAGCTTTCGCCAGGAGTTCCCAGCGAGAACATACATTCATATCAGTGCCGCGACACATAAG AACAAGGCCTGCTACCGTCGAAGACGAATCGATAGAGGGTCACCCTAGACGAATAACGTCCTAG